From one Geoalkalibacter halelectricus genomic stretch:
- a CDS encoding GumC family protein, with protein sequence MSEEQKYKDSEPVRTEADDEINLLDLLLVLVKNKWLIIGTCVATFVLACIYTLTLPNIFTASARLLPPQQEKGGLSGMLSGMGGLAALAGVSPGGSSADFYVGLVKSRTISDAIIERFDLMNRFEWDSRNGAYQALGNKVNASADRVTGFITISVDDQDPEFAAALANAYVEELQKLNVRINLSTAGRERVFLEERLALVARDLEQAEENLKRFQQEHKTIRLDDQARGLIEAAARLKGELASKEVELGVLLSYQTEQNPEVRALRESIAQIREQIRRLEQLPGGQHVQEDIFLVISEVPELGLQFARLMREYKVQETLFELISKQYEVAKISEAKNTSTLQVLDEAFVPDRKSKPKRALMVLVATFAAGFLAVLAAFIREFGRNLQGEDRQRWEQIKASLRLRG encoded by the coding sequence ATGAGCGAAGAACAGAAATACAAAGATAGCGAACCGGTGCGCACCGAGGCGGACGACGAAATCAACCTCCTCGACCTGCTCCTCGTCCTGGTCAAAAACAAGTGGCTGATCATCGGCACCTGTGTCGCCACCTTTGTGCTGGCCTGCATCTACACCCTGACCCTGCCCAACATTTTCACCGCCAGCGCCCGACTGCTCCCTCCCCAGCAGGAAAAAGGCGGGTTGAGCGGCATGCTCTCGGGGATGGGCGGGCTCGCCGCTCTGGCCGGCGTCTCGCCGGGGGGCAGTTCCGCCGATTTTTATGTGGGGCTGGTCAAGAGCCGCACCATCTCCGATGCCATCATCGAGCGCTTTGATCTGATGAACCGCTTTGAATGGGATTCGCGCAACGGCGCCTATCAGGCCCTGGGCAACAAGGTCAATGCCTCTGCCGACAGGGTGACCGGCTTTATCACCATCAGCGTCGACGATCAGGATCCCGAGTTTGCCGCGGCCTTGGCCAACGCCTACGTCGAGGAGCTGCAAAAGCTCAACGTGCGCATCAATCTCAGCACCGCCGGTCGCGAGCGGGTTTTTCTCGAAGAGCGCCTCGCCCTGGTCGCCCGCGATCTCGAGCAGGCCGAGGAGAATCTCAAGCGCTTTCAGCAGGAGCACAAGACCATTCGCCTCGACGACCAGGCCAGGGGGCTGATCGAGGCAGCAGCGCGTCTCAAGGGCGAATTGGCCAGCAAGGAGGTCGAACTCGGGGTGCTGTTGTCCTATCAAACCGAGCAGAACCCCGAAGTGCGCGCCCTGCGCGAGAGCATCGCGCAGATCCGTGAGCAGATCCGCCGCCTCGAGCAGTTGCCCGGCGGGCAGCACGTGCAGGAGGATATTTTCTTAGTCATCTCCGAAGTGCCCGAACTCGGCCTGCAGTTCGCCCGCCTCATGCGCGAATACAAGGTCCAGGAGACCCTGTTCGAGCTCATCAGCAAACAGTACGAGGTGGCCAAGATCAGCGAAGCCAAGAACACCTCCACCCTTCAGGTGCTCGATGAGGCCTTCGTCCCCGATCGCAAGAGCAAGCCCAAGCGCGCCCTGATGGTATTGGTCGCCACCTTCGCCGCCGGGTTCCTCGCGGTGCTGGCCGCCTTTATCCGCGAATTCGGCCGCAACCTCCAGGGCGAAGATCGCCAGCGCTGGGAGCAGATCAAGGCCAGTCTGCGTTTGCGGGGTTAG
- a CDS encoding nucleotidyltransferase substrate binding protein translates to MAEDSRWVQRFNHFKKAYAQLQEALELLAARELSNIEKQGAIQAFEFTYELAWNVLRDYLLWQGAEVISGSRDAIREGFKRELISDGHGWMAMLQDRNRTVHTYNEETANEILRNLENRYSRLFAEFYQSFQQKASDQGLG, encoded by the coding sequence ATGGCTGAAGATTCTCGCTGGGTACAGAGATTCAATCATTTCAAAAAAGCCTACGCTCAATTACAGGAGGCGCTTGAACTTCTCGCAGCGCGTGAATTGAGCAATATAGAAAAACAAGGGGCTATTCAGGCTTTTGAGTTTACCTACGAGTTGGCCTGGAATGTTCTGCGAGATTATTTGCTCTGGCAAGGGGCTGAAGTCATTTCAGGTTCACGTGACGCAATTCGTGAGGGCTTCAAGCGTGAATTGATTTCCGACGGACATGGGTGGATGGCCATGCTGCAGGATCGAAATCGAACCGTTCATACCTATAATGAGGAGACGGCCAACGAAATCCTACGGAACCTGGAAAACCGTTATAGCCGGTTGTTTGCCGAATTCTACCAGTCGTTCCAGCAAAAAGCATCGGACCAGGGGCTTGGCTAA
- a CDS encoding JAB domain-containing protein: MNPETPFRPQGRRTKGSTIRLKVIRPVYETLQLSEEMGEYLHGHRSLTTSDQVAKLFSFLQHETRENFWSAHLDSKNRLLCLDLISVGSLSAAIVHPREVFKSCLLSSAAAVVLVHNLCGALHKLCNVKLPVM; the protein is encoded by the coding sequence ATGAACCCAGAGACGCCTTTCCGGCCGCAGGGCAGGCGCACCAAGGGCAGCACCATCCGCCTCAAGGTGATCCGTCCGGTCTACGAAACCCTACAGCTCAGCGAGGAGATGGGCGAGTACCTGCACGGCCATCGCAGCCTGACCACGTCGGACCAGGTCGCCAAACTTTTCTCCTTCCTCCAACACGAAACCCGCGAAAACTTCTGGTCCGCCCATCTCGACAGCAAGAACCGCCTCTTGTGCCTTGACCTGATCAGCGTCGGCAGCCTATCGGCTGCCATCGTTCACCCCCGGGAGGTGTTCAAATCCTGCTTGCTTTCCTCGGCGGCGGCGGTGGTGCTGGTTCACAATTTATGTGGAGCTCTACATAAGTTGTGTAATGTGAAGCTGCCAGTAATGTGA
- a CDS encoding SLBB domain-containing protein — translation MRTLAAFPRFSALTWTVFLLGFLLLAPAPGHAEVARAQDQRTQDQRIQEQRTLGPRDILTLPQQRDPARDALGVDGERKPLPRSEEERLLEQKKRLAVEKEAEPSPVERQFRQTPVPLGGAVERGESLRPAPLDPEALSKEEYQALLFLELATAPDTLPLREKVRLFRELDEQRRRVYLQTLAPEERRRFLDATGERESPWYVQDLRAPSVDRDLRQFGFRFFETADPAFLPDHLAPVGPDYPLGPGDILIIHLWGSIDGRYELTIDRSGVITIPRVGTVSLWGQTLEQGRDSIRQAISKYFSNFEMNVTLGALRSIQVFLVGEVENPGTYTVSSMATILNALTLAGGPTRNGSLRNVQLVRAGATVAEVDFYAFFTAGDRSRDLRLQAGDTIHVPMAGAQVGIAGDVRRPAIYELKGGETLGDLLRLAGGFQSTAYLRKVQVERVLAHQARKVIDLDLGTDPEQARAGMEFALSDRDMVQVYSIAPVKNRYVMLKGYVARPGPYELFEGMRLSDLLLRFDNLLPYYYPGFAEVLRLQPPLFQPRKLTVDLAAALAGDLEEDLLLQEHDEITLFSREDMEERAQVRISGAVQSPGLFRYFDEMRVRDLVVAAGNVRRGTYRDEAEITRFERDARGSRTRQILINLEKALAGDPAHNIVLHPDDQLFVRTLPDFSEMATVRLEGEVRFPGEYTVGKGETLASLLARAGGFTERAYLRGAMFTRESVRQLQQERLEQLIREQEQAALRVSSEIAGGAMSRDDIQSAQALLDARQELLRKLRETPVTGRMVVRLAPLDDFRGSSYDIELFDGDTLSVPTNPRTVMVLGQVYNPITITFSPGKTVSHYLNQVGGTREDANTREMFIVRADGTVLSQNQAGAGVSWDRENFRWVFGGFNNTVMYPGDTLLVPEKFRRIHLMREIKDLTQIFYQIALGAAAVASF, via the coding sequence ATGAGAACTCTAGCTGCTTTCCCACGCTTCTCGGCACTGACCTGGACTGTATTTCTTCTCGGATTCCTGTTGCTGGCGCCGGCCCCCGGCCACGCCGAAGTCGCCCGCGCCCAGGACCAGCGAACCCAGGACCAAAGAATCCAGGAGCAACGGACTCTTGGCCCCCGGGACATCCTCACCTTGCCCCAACAAAGGGATCCCGCCAGGGACGCCCTGGGCGTCGACGGTGAGCGCAAGCCCCTGCCCCGCAGTGAGGAGGAGCGCCTCCTGGAGCAGAAAAAGCGCCTCGCGGTTGAGAAGGAGGCTGAGCCCTCGCCGGTGGAGAGGCAGTTTCGTCAAACCCCGGTTCCCCTCGGCGGCGCCGTCGAGCGGGGCGAGAGCCTGCGGCCCGCGCCCCTCGATCCGGAAGCCTTGAGCAAGGAAGAGTACCAGGCGCTGCTTTTTCTGGAGTTGGCCACGGCCCCCGACACCCTGCCCCTGCGCGAAAAAGTCCGCCTGTTTCGCGAGCTTGACGAGCAGCGCCGGCGCGTCTACCTGCAAACTCTGGCGCCCGAGGAGCGGCGCCGCTTTCTGGACGCCACGGGCGAGAGGGAATCGCCCTGGTATGTGCAGGACCTGCGCGCGCCCAGTGTGGACCGCGATCTGCGCCAATTCGGCTTTCGCTTCTTCGAAACCGCGGATCCCGCTTTTCTCCCGGATCATCTGGCGCCCGTCGGGCCCGACTATCCGCTGGGACCCGGCGATATCCTCATCATCCACCTGTGGGGCTCCATCGACGGGCGCTATGAGCTGACCATCGACCGCAGCGGCGTCATCACCATCCCGCGGGTCGGCACCGTTTCTCTCTGGGGCCAGACCCTGGAGCAAGGTCGCGACAGCATTCGCCAGGCAATCTCCAAGTACTTCAGCAATTTCGAGATGAACGTCACCCTCGGTGCGCTGCGTTCCATCCAGGTCTTTCTGGTGGGCGAGGTGGAAAATCCCGGCACCTACACGGTCAGTTCCATGGCCACCATTCTCAACGCCCTGACCCTGGCCGGCGGCCCGACGCGCAACGGTAGCCTGCGCAACGTGCAGTTGGTGCGGGCTGGAGCGACCGTGGCCGAGGTCGATTTCTACGCCTTTTTTACCGCCGGCGATCGCAGCCGTGATCTGCGCCTCCAGGCCGGCGACACCATTCACGTGCCCATGGCCGGCGCCCAGGTCGGCATCGCCGGCGACGTGCGTCGCCCCGCCATCTACGAGCTCAAGGGCGGCGAAACCCTGGGGGACCTGCTGCGCCTGGCCGGCGGTTTCCAGTCCACCGCCTATCTGCGCAAAGTCCAAGTCGAAAGGGTTCTCGCCCATCAGGCGCGCAAGGTCATCGACCTCGACCTCGGCACCGACCCCGAACAGGCCAGGGCCGGCATGGAGTTCGCGCTCAGCGACCGCGACATGGTCCAGGTTTATTCCATCGCCCCGGTGAAAAACCGCTACGTCATGCTCAAAGGCTATGTGGCGCGCCCCGGTCCCTATGAACTCTTCGAGGGGATGCGCCTGAGCGATCTGCTGCTGCGCTTCGACAATCTGCTGCCCTACTATTATCCGGGCTTTGCCGAGGTGCTGCGGCTGCAGCCGCCTCTCTTTCAGCCGCGCAAGCTCACGGTCGATCTGGCCGCCGCCCTGGCCGGCGACCTTGAAGAAGATCTGCTTCTCCAGGAACACGACGAGATCACCCTCTTTTCCCGCGAGGACATGGAGGAGCGTGCCCAGGTGCGCATCTCCGGAGCCGTGCAGAGCCCCGGCCTGTTCCGCTACTTCGACGAGATGCGGGTGCGCGATCTGGTCGTCGCCGCGGGCAACGTGCGGCGCGGCACCTATCGGGACGAGGCCGAGATCACCCGATTCGAGCGCGATGCCCGCGGCAGCCGCACCCGCCAGATCCTGATCAATCTGGAAAAAGCTCTGGCCGGTGATCCCGCCCACAACATCGTGCTGCACCCCGACGATCAGCTCTTCGTGCGCACCCTGCCCGACTTCAGCGAGATGGCCACCGTGCGCCTCGAAGGCGAGGTGCGCTTTCCCGGCGAATACACCGTGGGCAAGGGCGAGACCCTTGCTTCGCTGCTGGCGCGCGCCGGCGGCTTTACCGAGCGCGCCTATCTGCGCGGCGCCATGTTCACCCGCGAGTCGGTGCGACAGCTGCAGCAGGAGCGCCTTGAGCAGTTGATCCGCGAGCAGGAGCAGGCCGCCTTGCGTGTTTCCTCCGAAATCGCCGGCGGCGCCATGAGCCGCGACGACATCCAATCGGCGCAGGCGCTGCTCGATGCGCGCCAGGAGCTGCTGCGCAAGCTGCGCGAGACCCCTGTCACCGGCCGCATGGTGGTGCGGCTTGCGCCCCTGGATGATTTTCGTGGCAGCTCCTACGACATCGAACTGTTCGACGGCGATACCCTGAGCGTGCCGACCAACCCGCGCACCGTCATGGTGTTGGGCCAGGTCTACAATCCCATCACCATCACCTTCAGCCCGGGTAAAACCGTCTCCCACTACCTCAACCAGGTGGGCGGCACCCGCGAGGACGCCAATACCAGGGAGATGTTCATCGTGCGCGCCGACGGCACGGTCCTCAGCCAAAATCAGGCGGGCGCCGGGGTCAGTTGGGATCGCGAGAATTTCCGCTGGGTGTTCGGCGGCTTCAACAACACCGTCATGTATCCCGGCGACACCCTGCTGGTGCCCGAGAAGTTCCGTCGCATTCACCTGATGCGCGAGATCAAGGATCTTACGCAGATCTTCTACCAGATCGCCCTGGGTGCTGCGGCGGTGGCGTCGTTTTAG
- a CDS encoding YkvA family protein, whose translation MSTGSLNVEDFWRKIGRIPKAAGSEVVRKALLLYLVLTDAQAPLWVRGCVTICLLYFLWPLDAVPDYLPGGYLDDLAAMTLLLVEIHVFVTPALRQRADQLMPERFRSRTAKEATA comes from the coding sequence GTGAGCACTGGCTCCCTCAACGTCGAGGACTTCTGGCGAAAAATCGGCCGCATTCCCAAGGCTGCTGGCAGCGAAGTCGTGAGAAAGGCCCTGCTGTTGTATCTGGTGCTCACTGACGCCCAGGCCCCGCTGTGGGTGCGCGGCTGCGTAACCATCTGCCTGCTCTACTTTCTGTGGCCCCTTGATGCCGTGCCGGACTATCTGCCCGGCGGCTATCTCGATGACTTGGCCGCCATGACCCTGTTGCTGGTCGAGATTCATGTGTTTGTGACGCCCGCTTTGCGCCAGCGTGCCGACCAGTTGATGCCGGAGCGTTTCCGGAGCCGGACTGCCAAGGAGGCCACCGCATGA
- a CDS encoding four helix bundle protein, whose product MRFEDLEVWKRSARLSADIYKELGELKDYGFKDQITRSGLSVPSNIAEGLERVSRAECVKFLLYSKGSCGELRTQIYIGMDIAYIDKELGKKWIRETEAISSMLGGLIRAKKNRNP is encoded by the coding sequence TTGCGATTCGAGGATTTGGAGGTTTGGAAGCGCTCCGCGCGCTTGAGTGCTGATATTTATAAAGAGTTGGGGGAGTTAAAAGATTACGGTTTTAAAGACCAGATCACCCGATCCGGCTTGTCGGTTCCCTCAAATATTGCGGAAGGTTTGGAGCGGGTATCCCGCGCTGAGTGTGTCAAATTCCTTCTGTATTCAAAAGGTTCATGCGGCGAGTTGCGAACCCAGATTTATATCGGCATGGATATCGCCTATATCGATAAAGAGCTCGGCAAGAAATGGATTCGTGAAACTGAGGCCATATCGTCAATGCTCGGTGGCTTGATTCGGGCGAAAAAGAACAGAAACCCGTGA
- a CDS encoding nucleotidyltransferase domain-containing protein: MNKAFGLPAQDRQKIISVFQKFPEVERVVIYGSRAKGNYRPASDIDLTIMSRVDWQTFLAIENALDDVLLPYKIDLSIYDQIDNPDLIDHIQRVGAVFYEKESGK, from the coding sequence ATGAATAAAGCCTTTGGCCTGCCCGCTCAGGACAGACAAAAAATTATTTCAGTTTTTCAGAAATTTCCAGAGGTCGAACGGGTCGTTATTTATGGCTCACGCGCCAAAGGCAATTATCGCCCGGCCTCTGACATCGACCTGACCATTATGAGCAGGGTGGACTGGCAGACGTTTTTAGCGATAGAAAACGCATTGGATGACGTGCTGCTACCTTATAAGATTGATCTTTCGATTTACGACCAGATCGACAATCCTGACTTGATTGATCATATTCAGAGGGTTGGTGCTGTTTTTTACGAAAAGGAATCCGGAAAATAA